The genomic window GTTTATAAAAATGACCCTGATTATCGAGAAGTCAAATTTTATCTGGTCAAAGGTTATTTAATCGTCGGTATGGAACATTATACGACCGGAAGATTACAACAGGCTATTAATATCTGGCAAAAAATTCTAACGATAGAACCCGAAAATCAAAAGGCAATAAGTTACATTACCCGAACACAATTAGAATTAACCCGAATTGAAGAGATAATGAGAAAGTAAATCACAGTTGGAGTAATGGAATTAAATCCAGCACTCCAATATTCCATCACTCTATTATTTAAAGGTATACACCTTCCGAATCTTATCAATCACATGCCAGGTGCATTTTAGTCCTTTGGGGAAATGGACTAAGTCCCCCTTGTTAATCTCAACTGTGCCTGTTGGGGTATCAATTTTCACCTTGCCTTCTAAAACATAAGCACTTTCGTCGCATGAATATTGCCAATCAAATGTCTCTGGTTCACATTCCCATGGACTCCAGCTCTCCACATTTAATGATTTTAGTTGTTCTTGAGTTAGTTTTTCAATTTTAACCTCAAGATTCATAATTAACCACCTCCTTTTGGTTACTTGTTTAGCGTGATCAGAGAGCACAAATGAATGGTACTGACTTAGTGCTAAACCACTTCAAACACAACAAGTTGTGTAATACAAAATCAAAAATTAAATATTAAAATGCAAGTAACTATTCAGCACAATTATTCAA from bacterium includes these protein-coding regions:
- a CDS encoding cupin domain-containing protein; the encoded protein is MNLEVKIEKLTQEQLKSLNVESWSPWECEPETFDWQYSCDESAYVLEGKVKIDTPTGTVEINKGDLVHFPKGLKCTWHVIDKIRKVYTFK